From Coleofasciculus sp. FACHB-1120, one genomic window encodes:
- the pheT gene encoding phenylalanine--tRNA ligase subunit beta — translation MRISLNWLQELVDLTMTPAELAHTLTMAGFEVEDIEDRRTWADGVVVGKVLEIQPHPNADKLRVCTVDVGATSPLNIVCGASNARADIYVPIATIGTYLPAVDLKIKPAKLRGVPSEGMICSLAELGLAKESAGIHIFGQENLQLGSDVRSLLGLDDVILDLTSTANRADALSMVGVAREVSALTGAALRLPQAPKVSIPKGDSGLKLRIASGQACPAYIGTVIEKVKIAPSPAWLQGRLQAAGVRPINNVVDITNYILLEWGQPLHAFDRDRLQSVASGGAGGTSPLQIGVRFANTGESLKTLDGQTRTLQPQNLLITANDQPVALAGVMGGEDTEVYEGTENLILEAALFDSVAIRRSARSQNLRTEASGRYERGVNRAELGIACQRAIALLSEFAGGTPVSQEIADTRPDPSTWSRSIELRLDRVNHVLGPVEMGDTETTGEVHAEDVERILTALGCQLQQVTKKDEDGTRTNEEDSKLHPSESLKWTVKVPPYRYRDLEREIDLIEEVARLYGYNKFCDTLPDKTEPGYLSVDQMLMRQMREAFRAAGLTEVMHYSYSVAKSKNDTEVAIANPMFAEYSSLRTELISGLIDAFEYNLEQGNGPLNGFEMGRIFWREEDGLIEADSVAGILGGDSFTQGTWTRGGKPQPMTWFEAKGALQSVFEQLSLPVEYQPDRRDPRLHPGRTASLWVQGNRLGTFGQLHPQLRQERDLPDEVYVFELDLDVVLDYLDAEENRTPLFKPYSTFPASSRDLALFASIQVSVSDLKRAIAKAAVADKHQGTSLLESVELFDEYQGKNVPEGQRSLAFRLVYRASDRTLTDEEVEPVHQKVREALVEKFGVNLRS, via the coding sequence ATGCGTATTTCTCTGAACTGGCTACAAGAATTGGTTGACTTGACGATGACTCCGGCAGAGTTGGCGCACACGCTAACAATGGCTGGGTTTGAAGTAGAAGATATTGAAGACCGCCGCACTTGGGCGGATGGGGTGGTGGTCGGGAAAGTTCTAGAGATTCAACCCCATCCGAACGCGGATAAGCTCAGGGTGTGTACGGTCGATGTGGGAGCAACGTCTCCCTTGAATATTGTCTGTGGGGCATCCAATGCCAGAGCAGATATTTATGTGCCTATCGCCACCATCGGCACTTATCTACCTGCTGTTGACCTGAAAATTAAACCGGCTAAACTCCGAGGCGTTCCTTCCGAGGGGATGATTTGCTCTTTAGCTGAATTAGGTTTGGCAAAAGAGTCGGCAGGAATTCACATCTTTGGGCAGGAAAATCTTCAACTGGGGAGCGATGTGCGATCGCTCCTGGGCTTAGATGATGTAATTTTAGACTTGACATCCACTGCGAATCGTGCAGATGCTTTGAGCATGGTCGGCGTAGCACGAGAAGTCTCAGCGCTGACGGGTGCCGCCCTGCGACTTCCACAAGCCCCAAAAGTGTCAATTCCGAAGGGGGATAGCGGTCTGAAGTTGCGAATTGCTTCGGGTCAAGCGTGTCCGGCTTACATCGGGACGGTCATCGAAAAAGTCAAAATTGCGCCTTCTCCGGCATGGTTGCAGGGGCGATTACAAGCCGCTGGAGTGCGACCCATTAATAACGTGGTAGATATTACCAACTATATTTTGCTGGAATGGGGTCAGCCATTGCACGCCTTTGACCGCGACCGCTTGCAATCCGTGGCAAGTGGTGGAGCCGGTGGAACCTCACCGCTACAGATTGGGGTTCGCTTTGCCAATACTGGGGAATCTCTAAAAACCCTCGACGGTCAAACCCGCACCTTGCAACCTCAAAATCTGCTGATTACTGCCAACGACCAGCCAGTGGCACTGGCTGGAGTCATGGGCGGTGAAGACACAGAAGTCTATGAAGGGACTGAAAATTTAATTTTAGAAGCCGCTTTGTTTGACTCGGTGGCAATCCGCCGGTCGGCACGCAGTCAAAATTTAAGGACAGAAGCCTCTGGACGCTACGAGCGGGGCGTTAATCGGGCAGAATTAGGAATTGCTTGTCAGCGAGCGATCGCGCTGCTCTCGGAGTTTGCAGGCGGCACTCCCGTATCACAAGAAATTGCCGACACCAGACCAGACCCCTCAACTTGGAGTCGTTCGATTGAACTGCGTCTAGACCGGGTAAACCACGTTTTAGGCCCGGTAGAGATGGGAGACACTGAAACTACAGGGGAAGTTCACGCGGAAGATGTTGAGCGCATTCTAACGGCGCTGGGGTGTCAGCTACAGCAAGTGACGAAAAAGGATGAAGACGGAACCAGGACGAATGAAGAAGATTCTAAGCTTCATCCTTCTGAATCCCTGAAGTGGACGGTGAAAGTACCACCCTATCGCTACCGAGATTTGGAGCGAGAAATCGACCTCATTGAAGAAGTTGCTCGCCTCTACGGCTATAACAAATTCTGCGACACCCTACCAGATAAGACTGAACCGGGGTATCTTTCGGTCGATCAGATGCTGATGCGCCAGATGAGGGAAGCTTTTCGGGCAGCAGGGTTGACAGAAGTCATGCATTACTCTTACTCAGTGGCGAAAAGCAAGAACGATACAGAAGTCGCGATCGCAAATCCCATGTTTGCAGAATATTCATCTTTGCGAACTGAGTTGATCTCCGGCTTGATTGACGCCTTCGAGTACAACTTAGAACAAGGTAACGGGCCATTGAACGGCTTTGAAATGGGTCGGATTTTCTGGCGGGAAGAGGACGGACTTATCGAAGCTGATTCCGTTGCTGGAATTTTAGGCGGTGACTCCTTTACCCAAGGCACTTGGACGCGAGGAGGCAAGCCACAACCCATGACTTGGTTTGAAGCGAAAGGAGCGTTGCAAAGCGTATTTGAGCAACTCAGCCTGCCAGTAGAATATCAACCAGACCGCCGCGACCCACGGTTGCATCCCGGACGCACGGCGTCTTTATGGGTACAGGGAAACCGATTGGGAACGTTTGGGCAACTCCATCCCCAACTCCGGCAAGAACGGGACTTGCCGGATGAAGTCTACGTCTTCGAGCTGGATTTGGATGTAGTTTTGGATTACCTGGATGCAGAGGAAAACCGGACACCCTTATTCAAGCCTTACTCTACTTTCCCCGCATCCAGCCGGGATTTGGCTTTGTTCGCCTCGATTCAGGTTTCTGTCTCAGACTTGAAACGAGCGATC
- a CDS encoding serine/threonine-protein kinase translates to MSYCLNPACPNPQNHDHAEICRSCGSELLLRKRYRVSQALGQGGFGATFLAEDESLPGGPSCVIKQLRPATTVAHVLQMARELFEREARTLGKIGNHPQVPRLLDYFEDNQQFYLVQEYISGLTLQQEVKGSGPLSEAGVKQFLSEILPVLHYIHSQQVIHRDIKPANLIRREQDRKLVLIDFGAVKNQVSPTTANSGSEQTALTAYAIGTPGFAPPEQMAMRPVYASDLYAVGVTCVYLLTGKSPKDLDYNPSTGEMLWRKQLQISDHFADVLKKLLEVSVRHRYQSAEEVLRALDLEPYLDSLEQGLTNKPNSTQRQPQTSNRYNNSGDLSSPTLSSTPSTGTTASERLAMAIRARREKLGMTGPQTAGSVYKPGVATGAGSPPTMLKNSGSNGNAKSKVPAKLDAVGVLTAYTKGRRDFASQDLSALNLQRVNLSGGIFHQAKLNKTNLQGADLSSADFGRASLVGAILKEANLGRAYFSTANLEGADLRGADLSFAYLNHANLRGANLCGTNLTGAKVSEEQLAQAKTNWATVLPSGKRGFW, encoded by the coding sequence ATGAGCTACTGCCTCAATCCCGCCTGTCCAAATCCACAAAACCACGACCACGCCGAAATTTGTCGGTCCTGTGGCTCAGAACTCCTATTGCGAAAGCGCTATCGGGTCAGTCAAGCGCTGGGACAAGGAGGTTTTGGAGCGACCTTTTTAGCTGAGGATGAGTCTTTGCCTGGGGGACCGAGTTGCGTCATCAAGCAACTAAGACCAGCAACGACTGTAGCCCACGTTTTACAAATGGCACGCGAGCTATTTGAACGAGAAGCCAGAACCTTGGGAAAGATTGGCAATCATCCCCAAGTGCCACGGCTGTTGGATTACTTTGAAGACAATCAACAGTTTTATTTAGTCCAGGAGTATATCAGCGGCCTGACGCTACAGCAGGAGGTGAAAGGATCGGGCCCTTTAAGCGAAGCCGGAGTCAAGCAATTCTTAAGCGAAATCTTACCCGTCCTGCATTACATCCACAGCCAGCAGGTGATTCACCGGGACATCAAACCCGCTAACTTGATTCGCCGCGAACAAGACCGCAAACTGGTTCTGATTGACTTTGGAGCGGTGAAAAACCAAGTCAGCCCAACAACGGCAAATAGTGGCTCCGAGCAAACCGCTTTGACGGCTTATGCAATTGGGACGCCCGGATTTGCCCCGCCCGAACAGATGGCAATGCGCCCGGTTTATGCTAGCGATCTGTATGCAGTGGGGGTTACTTGCGTTTATCTGCTGACTGGAAAATCGCCAAAAGACTTAGATTACAACCCGTCAACGGGTGAAATGCTCTGGCGAAAGCAGCTTCAGATCAGCGACCATTTTGCCGATGTTCTCAAAAAATTGCTTGAGGTTTCGGTTCGTCATCGCTATCAGTCTGCTGAGGAAGTCTTGAGAGCACTTGACCTGGAACCGTACCTCGATAGCTTGGAGCAAGGCTTAACGAATAAACCCAACAGCACGCAGCGACAACCCCAAACAAGCAATCGCTATAACAACTCTGGAGATTTAAGCAGCCCAACCCTTTCCTCAACTCCTTCGACTGGCACCACAGCCTCAGAACGTCTGGCGATGGCAATTCGAGCGCGTCGAGAAAAGTTAGGAATGACAGGGCCGCAAACCGCAGGAAGTGTGTACAAGCCAGGTGTTGCTACCGGCGCTGGTTCTCCGCCGACGATGCTCAAAAATAGCGGTTCTAATGGCAATGCTAAGTCAAAAGTTCCTGCCAAGTTGGATGCCGTTGGTGTGTTAACTGCCTATACCAAAGGCAGACGAGACTTTGCCTCTCAAGATTTAAGCGCGCTGAACCTGCAACGGGTTAATTTATCGGGAGGCATTTTTCATCAGGCTAAGTTAAATAAAACCAACCTTCAGGGAGCTGACCTGTCAAGTGCCGATTTTGGTAGGGCAAGTTTAGTTGGGGCAATTCTGAAGGAGGCAAATCTGGGCAGAGCTTACTTCAGCACGGCGAATTTGGAAGGAGCTGACCTACGTGGTGCAGATTTGAGCTTTGCCTATCTCAATCATGCGAATCTCCGAGGCGCGAATTTGTGTGGCACTAATCTCACGGGAGCAAAAGTTAGCGAGGAACAGCTAGCGCAGGCAAAAACGAATTGGGCAACGGTTTTACCCAGCGGTAAACGCGGTTTTTGGTAA
- the glp gene encoding gephyrin-like molybdotransferase Glp: MLLVKEAEAIIFDLVQPLDNQMDAEVIDLSRANGRILAAAVTSELDFPHWTNSAMDGYAVQFADVSRSSAEQPAVLEIVEEIPAGYQPQRSLQTGQTARILTGAVMPEGADTVVMQEVTRREEKQVFIFAAPAELGAFVRHRAAFYQAGTPLLPGGIRLNAPEIAILAAAQCTQLPVYRRPRVAILSTGDELVTPDRPLKPGQIVDSNQYALAALVAQTGAEPQMMGIVRDEPEALKKAIAQAVATADVVISSGGVSVGDYDYVDEILAQLGAEIHIRAVAVKPGKPLTVARFPNAQRPVLYFGLPGNPVSSLVSFWRFVQPAVRKLAGLADGWEPKFVQARSHHDLRSDGKRESYLWGKMNLVNGAYEFHLAGGSHSSGNLINLAQTNGLAVLPAGQTFIPSGEPVQVLPIG; encoded by the coding sequence ATGCTGTTGGTTAAAGAAGCAGAGGCAATCATTTTTGATTTAGTGCAACCTCTAGATAACCAGATGGATGCTGAGGTTATAGACCTCTCACGTGCCAATGGTCGGATTCTAGCAGCGGCGGTGACGAGCGAATTGGATTTTCCCCACTGGACTAACTCAGCAATGGATGGGTATGCAGTGCAATTTGCCGATGTATCCAGATCTAGCGCCGAACAGCCAGCAGTGCTGGAAATTGTAGAGGAGATTCCAGCCGGATATCAACCGCAGCGATCGCTCCAAACTGGGCAAACTGCCCGCATTTTGACAGGTGCGGTGATGCCAGAGGGCGCTGATACTGTAGTGATGCAGGAAGTGACGCGACGGGAGGAGAAGCAAGTATTTATCTTCGCTGCTCCAGCAGAATTAGGAGCCTTTGTGCGTCACCGGGCAGCTTTTTACCAGGCGGGAACTCCCCTTTTGCCAGGGGGGATTAGACTGAATGCTCCAGAAATCGCTATTTTAGCAGCAGCTCAGTGTACCCAATTGCCCGTTTACCGACGCCCTCGCGTAGCAATTCTGTCCACTGGCGACGAATTGGTGACACCGGATCGACCCCTGAAGCCCGGTCAGATCGTGGACTCCAATCAATACGCCCTCGCTGCATTAGTGGCTCAGACGGGCGCAGAACCTCAGATGATGGGGATTGTCAGGGATGAACCAGAGGCACTCAAGAAAGCGATCGCGCAAGCCGTCGCCACTGCTGATGTGGTCATTTCTTCCGGCGGTGTTTCCGTAGGCGACTACGATTATGTGGATGAAATTCTTGCCCAACTCGGTGCTGAGATTCATATCCGTGCTGTTGCGGTTAAACCCGGTAAACCTTTAACCGTCGCCAGATTTCCCAACGCCCAGCGTCCTGTCTTATACTTCGGTCTACCGGGAAATCCAGTTTCCTCCTTGGTAAGTTTTTGGCGATTTGTGCAGCCAGCCGTGAGAAAACTTGCCGGTCTCGCTGATGGCTGGGAGCCAAAGTTTGTACAAGCGCGATCGCATCACGATTTGCGCTCAGACGGCAAACGGGAAAGCTACCTTTGGGGCAAGATGAATTTAGTAAACGGTGCCTATGAATTTCATTTAGCTGGCGGTAGTCACAGTTCTGGTAATCTGATTAATCTCGCTCAAACCAATGGTCTCGCTGTTTTACCAGCGGGTCAAACCTTCATTCCATCTGGAGAGCCGGTGCAAGTTTTGCCGATAGGCTAA